The DNA sequence AGCCTGCAGCTTGCTGCCCCGCTGCCTTGCTGGCAGGACTCTGTATCCAACCAGCTGGGGTGGTCAGAGCTCCCCTCTGTCCGGGTGCCCTTGTCACCAATCCCTGCCCGCAGCTCCAAGAGGTTGTCACTCTCCCATGTTCACTCCCAGCCGTGGGCACGCCATCAAAGGCCGGGCAAAGGGGCCCCCAATCCAGTGCTTTGCAGTctctgtggctttgcagggagcaGGATTGGGCCTGGGCGTTGCCTCGTTCCATGGGGGTAGCAGCACAAGCCAGGTTCACATCAGAGCTGCAGTGGGGGTCCCCTTGCTCGTTTCCCGTCCCTGGCCACGTCTCATCCGTCCGGAGGCGCCTGGCGGCAGGCTTTTGCATGTTGAATTGTATTTCCCGGGGGTCAGAGCCTGCATTTCCTGCTGTTCGGGGGATCTGCTGGGGATTATCTACCGGGAAGAAGCAGACATCCACTGTTGACGCACAGGCCCTGCCACAAACCTTCCGTCCATCCCTTGGGGGGCCACTGGCTGCAAAGGGATGGAACTGGTCCCTGTCTCACTTGGGTCCCCCGACAGCTGGGCCTGGTCTGATGGTGAGAGTGCCCTGCTCCAAGCAAAGCCAGGCTGCAGCGAGGTGTGCTCTGCGTTCGGAGGGGACGAGACCCACTGCCCAGGGAGCAGGCGTCAGAGCCCCCACCGGTGCCCGTCCCGCCTGCTGCCAAGGGCGGGAGCCAGGCGAGCGTGTGCTGACCGGTGCTCTGAGCTCAGGGCGTGGCCTACGCTTCTGTCCTTTGGAAGCAGGGAACTCCTCGCTCTGGGCTCCCGGGAGCAAACGCCCGCCGTGCCTGGCAGGAGTGAGCGGCTGGCGTGGTGTGTTggaggagcagccccagggccctgtgccGCGCTAGCCTGGGAGGTCAGGACTTCAGTGGAACAAGGGCACCCTGCCGATCCTGCTCACGAGGTCCCCGCCCCTGAGGGCAGTGCAGGCCCGGCGCATGCTGCTCCGACTTGCCCTGCACCTGCTACGAGCGCCAGCTCAGCACTGAGCCCTGCGTATGCTGCTAGCTAGCTCACCAAAAACCAGCCCGGGGCCAGTGCTGTGCCAGGGGCGAGGGAGaacgcccctcctcctcccccaatgcCTGCCTGGCCGGGGAGGGCCCCCCGCTTGTTACACAGTGCGTTCTTCAGCGTGTCCTGCAGGCGGGATCCCCTGATCTCCCCCTCCCGGCGAGGGAAGCCgctcctgctgttgctgctgagaGGAGGCGCTGTGTAACCCTGAGGGCAGCCATGGCCCCACCGTGGGAGCGGGACCTGTTCTgcttcccagcagcagctgggagccacggcCCCAGCCCAGAGTGGGCTCCTGCATGTCCGTGGGCTCATTCCAGCCAGGGGCAGTCTGGCTCTTGACGGTGGGCCCAGACCGGTCAAGGcacgcccacagccctgccccccagtgcttgcagcccgggggggtggggggtatggACACAAATggcgggctgggaggaggaggtgggattttacaggttgaacctctctagtccagcgacTTCCGGGGCCTGGCATGATTGCACTGAGCTGGCCGACCACCCCTCGGGGCGTGGCCAAGCGTCCCacgtcctgtaaagtttgtttccagccctggctctgtgctgttacttagctgtgaCTAACCCTtgaatgtcttccaagagcccagaggggcagctgggttagtctgtagagTCACAGCAAAATGAGCAGTCCTGGAGCGCCTTGAAGCCTGAGTGttgtttattaggtaaggagctcTTGTGGGTGAGCCCCACTTCATCAACTAAAGCTGCTTCCGgcttgcttgtttttttcccctaagagCCCAGGCAGCAGTGGACGTCTTGGTAACTTGccagacaatattaacctcccagggtccagcaaattctctcagccagCACCAGTCAGAGCCCGAGGGTGCTGggcgagagaggttcagcctgtgatTCCTGTGGGCTGCCTGCCCCTAGGAGTGAGTCCAAAGCCCTAGTCCACCATGGGCCAGCACaagagcctggctgtggggccctCTCCTAGGGGGTACTCCAAAGAGGTGAACAACCTCGGGACCAAGGGTGCCCTGACTGGGCCACCTCCCTGCTTGGCTGCCCTGGGTACTTCCCCAGCAATGGCCAGACCATCGTGCTGCTGGTGTGGTCTGCTCACACGGCTTACGTATTCCTCACCCAGccgtgggcctgatcctgcagcatGTGCTAGTCGTGACTGGCACTTGCTGGCAGAAGGGGCTGTCTCAGTTCTGTCTCCTTTGCGTATAACCTGGTCTGATGCCCTGGGGGTGAGCAGccccccttgccagctgctggTTCCGTGAGCAGAGCAGTGCCGGCCTGTTGGACTATAGCGACACATGCTTGGTGAAGGGAGATTTCTGGACAGGGCACAGATGCCATTGGCGTGGTCAGGGTTTTAACTGGGTTTCTGTTCCTGTAACCAGCCCCTTTTCTGGTCCACTCCCCCCCCCAGTCCTGGTACTGCTGTGGTGCACCATGTTACTGTACTAAgaatggctctggagctgcagggcagcctgtGTCAGTTTTGTTATTCACCAGCCCAGTGCAGGCACCGGGGGTGGCACTGCCCAGGCAGCGTtgggcccctccagcccaggtAGGATGGGGGCCCGAGGGCAGCTCTCAACCCCAAAGGCGGGGTCCTGCTGGCGACAGCAGTGGCCGTGGGAGCTGTTGGGGGAGCCCTGTAAAGGGATCTGTGGGCCGGTGTCCTGCATCCCCCATTTCACCAGGAGTTATGGGCCAGGTTCTCCTGCAATTGTGCAGCGAATGAggaagggcccaatcctgctcgCCTCAAACGCCCTGGGAAAACAAGTGGCCACTGGCTCAGCCCAGGCAGGCACGTGGCCTGGTGCCTGGCTGATCCCCgctctgctgggtgtgggggagcccCTGTAATTAaccctggccctgctggcaggaatccctgggcctggcccagcagggagcagagctggcagagcagtggTTGGCTGGATGTGATGGGCAGCTTTCCCAGGGGCTGTGTCTCAGCTTTACGTTTTGCCTTGTCACTGGCCCCAAGCCCCACAGGCAGTAACGAGGCTGTTGGCTGCATAAGAAgggccagcctggggcagagcaaaggtccaaccagccctggggcctgtctgctgccagctgcctcccagggagtgaaccaaacaggtctTTCCTGCCACCTACCCGCAGCATCGAccagacagaggccagggacgcccagcagcctgtcatggcagctggggaggggaaagccctggcctggcccggccccacTCACAGTTGGAGTTTGCTGTGGCTGTTGTGGGATGGCCGTAGTTCTCCGCCCTGCCGGCGCTTGTTGGCTGTGACGGTGCCGGACGTGCAGCTGCCCCGGCCTTGAGTTAGTGCAGGAGACATGGGGGAGcgttccctggggctgcctggctacAGGACCAGATGCTGAAGCCTGTGCTCTGGCTGGGCAAGGTCCGGGAGGAGGCAGGCTGGCCCGTTAGTGGGGGCCACCGCCAGGGCTGGATAGCACAGGAGCATGGACTCGAGCTGGTggctctgggcctggggcacagactggggggggtggggcagctcagGGACCGGGAGCGACTCTAGGGCAAGGGGCAGCTCTGGGTTTGGGGCATGCACTGGTGGTGGGGCAGCATCCAGACTCCTGTGGGCCCTTCTGATCACCCCTAGGGAAGCAGGGCCTGAGGTGCCACAGAGCTGACCTGGCtcctcctgggccccagcctcgGGGCTGGGGTGGTCCCTGCTTTTGGCCTTTTAGAACCTCCCCCACGCCCCTAAGTGCCAGCCATGGCCGGGGGAAGGGCAGCCCCTCAaggcagggcctgcagggcatGCTTAGCTCAGGGAGGGAGAAGCCAGGTCCCTCTGCCCAGGTTCGGTGTGGGCCGGAGGCGTCCCCACCCAAGCAGCACCTCCCTCCTGACAGCTGGTAAattccagctgcccccctcctggCACATCATCCACGCACCAGGGCCGCTACACGCCATGAAGGAAGCAGTGCCCCGCCCATGGCaccagcctggcagagctgcccccacccgccTGTCCCTTGTCGCGGCCAGCGTGCAGCCTgcacccagggccctgccagcACAGCACACGTCCATCCACAGGCAGTTTCAGCTCTTTATTGTATCAGGGTCCCAGCTACCAAACCCCACTGTCTTTCCCCCAGGGCACTGGTTCGGGGCGGCAAGCACCACCAGGGtgggccccccactgcagccGTCTCGCCGGGCCCCAGCGTCTGCAGGAGGGTCGAGTGTCTCAACAGTGGCACTTAAGGAATCCCAGCCGGGCCGGCGAGCGCCGCTCCTGCCCCGCCCAGACGGGGGGCTGCCGGCAGCATGGCGGAGCCGTGGTCCAGTCCCGCTCGCGGCGCTCGAGCCGGGCCTATCGGAACAAGCGTGCGGCCGGGCCTTGGTGCTCTCGGGCGCCGGGGCTTTTCTCAGGAGCCGTTTTCGATTTCAGCTAGAAACTGCTGCGCCCACCACTCCTCCAGGTCAATAGGCACGAAATCTGAGCGAGAGAGCGAGAGATTAGCACCGAACAAACACGCACGGCCGGGCTCAACGCTGGTGTGGTGCTTCCCCCATCTGCCAGCGGtgcactccccccgccccccggcagggggctgggtgggggtcagagctcgagttccagcccctgctgcagctgtgctgggcatGGTCCCACTGCCACAGGCCTggtgccccagctgggaggcacAGGCTGGAGCCAGCGAGTGGGCAGGAGACGCAGCAGCAGGcctgagctggggggagctggggcctggcaccCACACCTCCCCAAAGGCCTCCCGCCCCAAGGCGGGCGCACAAGGGCACTCACTTGTCAGCGCAGGGCTGGGCACTTTCTCTGTGTACTGCACCGGGCCACGCCCGCTCTCCCCAGGCcggctgccctccagctgccgctcTACCTGCTGCCAGGCTGGAAGAGAGAGCCGGGGTGTGAGCCACACGGGAGCCGGCCCGCTGACTGGTCTAGCTGCTGCGCAGCATCCCCTCTATTTCCCCCTTGCCCTGCTCTCGCTCTGCCacggccagtgccagctgccccctgcctggctgcaggcaCCAGGTTAGTGCTGATTGACGGGGCGCCTCCCCGAGGCGCACATGCAGAGAACCTTCCCTTGCCCACCCGTGAGCTCTGCCGCCCACAGAGCCCCTGCTCGGCCACAGGAGACGCGCAGGGCAGCGGGCTGTGGCTCCTGTTGCTCCCCTGCActaggcccccacccccagctaatCCGCAGGCTGCCCCGAGCCCCACAGCTAACAGGGAGACTGTCCCATCCAATGACGAACTAACTGAGGCAGCCCCcaaagtgcaggggctgggatgcCCCTTCCAAaccctcccagggcagggagcgctCTGGCCACGGAGACGCACGCTGGGGAGCTGCCAAACACCTCAGGGTGGGGCATGAAaagcctccccccactcccccaagcaCTCAGGGGCAGAGGCCAGCTGGATGAAGCAGGCCCTGGGGGCAGAGGTCCTGCGTACCATCGTCCAGAGACCAGCCCCAAGGCAATGCCTGGAGCAGGGCCATTAGAAACGTGGCCCATTGGGACCAAATGCCCCGGTGCCTTGGTCTCCTGGCTAACCCACTCCTTGttgcagcagagccagctggctgcaaatcccagccaggggaaggtgCTGGGGCCTTTGCCAGACGAGCCCACCAGGGAGCACCTGTTTcccccacacagaccccgagcaagTCCCCCGCGGCTTGGCATTCTCACACTAGAGAAACAGCGGGACCCCCGGCGCTACAGGACAGGGTTCCAACCCTTCTTCCAGCCCCTTCACTTCATCCGCCTCCTTCAGCGCCAGGCTCCCAAACTGGGCAGACACCGGTGGGCCCGGTGCCAGACACGGAGGTAAAGGCACCTTTGCTCCCACTTGCGGTTCCCTAGGGGCCTCCCCAGGTTAGCTCAGGAGCCACCGTGCCACATTGGGACCTTAGGGGCAGCTGACTACCCGCAAGTCCCCACCCAGGACAAGCCAACGAGAAGAGCCGATGCTGGTTGCAGGACCTCTGGGGCTCATGTCCCCGAGTGAGCAGAGACCTGGTATGTCACAGAGGTGGCCGTTTGCTGGAGGAGGAACTGGGGAGAACGGGGCCAAGTCACACAACCAGATCCTCGCCATGGGTAAGCCCCAGAACCGCCCCCTGCTGGCACCGTGACACCCCCGcgcataacatttattctgcacgtgatTGGTTAAAAATGTGaactctgccctgcagcccgacacccctgcatcccctctGCTAGGTGACAGCCTCCCGGGCCCCCACAACACCGAGACAGCCTGGTGAGGCTGGGATTACAAGGAGAACCGGGCTCTCTCGGGGCACTAGCCAGACCCTGCCTATGACGGGCCTCTTACCTTCATAGACAAAGCGAACGTTCTCCTCGTGCGCCAGCGTGTAGCTCTCCTCTGCGCTGGCCGGGGGCTGTGTTGTCGCTGGGGACCTCTTGCCATTCACTCTGTTGAACACGAGTTTGGGAGTCGGGCTACTGAAGCAAAGAGAGCAGACAGAAATCAGCAGacagacagagccagacatgggcctgggctgggagcctggtgggAGGCGAGGAAGCGGCTCTAGTAGCCGGAGCCTGGGACTCTGGACTGCTGCTGCATTCGGTTCGACATAACCTGAGACATGTCACTTTGCTGCTTTGTCCCTCAGTCCCATCCTCCCCTttcagctcccagggcagcaccTGTCCCATGTCTGTCCAGCGTCCCACACAATGCAGCCCTGAGCTTGGGTGCCAGCTCGCGGCCGCATTGCGCCAGAAACCCTGGGAGATGGCTACTGACGTTTACAGTTTGGTTGCTTTAACAAGCAGCCTGTTGCTATAAAATGATTGATGCAGTGCCAGGGACTGGGATCACGTATCGGCCCGGCCCCTCTTTCTGCCAAAACTTTTTCCAGATCCCTGGTGCATGGCACAGTTGCCGCACCCTGAGTTTCCCCTGGGAAGGAAAACATTGCAAGCACTTGTAAGGGCGACAGAGTCAGCAAAATAAACCAAGTCTGAGGCATTTCAGCAGGTCCCCCTCTTCCCTGGGCCAAGAAGGAAACTCCTGCAATTGCAGCTTCTGGGGTCACTGTGCAGGAGCTCACCCCCAATGCCCGCTTGTCTAAAGACAGTAATGTGATCACTTCCTTGTCCAAGCACTCGTATCAGATGTGGGCACGGTGCGTGGCACTCCCCTGCCCAGCCAAGGCCAAAagcgacctcaagaggtcatcaagtccagtccctgccctcacggcagggccaggcaccatctagatcaccccaGTTAGATGtgtatccaacctgctcttaaatatctccagcgatggagattctaccacctccccaggcaatttattccaatgctgcACCACCtggacagtgaggaactttttcctaatgtccaacctaaacctcccttgctgcagtttgagaccattgcttctggtGCTATTGTCAGAGGCcgaggagaacaagttttctccctcctccttgtaacgcccttctaggtacttgaaagctgccatcacgtcccctctcacttccaaactaaacaaaaagtTTTGAGAGCTTCCCAAAAACAGCCACCGCTATTGGCCATGGAACAATCAGAGCCACCTTCCAGATAGCCCATCATGGAAAtgcagggtccccctccccacaccagagcATTGGTAAGCAAAGGAACTGCTCTTATCATCTTAGTATAATTTAGACTACTcttatcagaggtgtagctgtatcagtctgtagcttcccaagGAACAAgtagtccggtggcaccttagagactaacacacttattaggccatgagcttctCCAGACCAATCTAGCAGTTACTCAATGgaggcacacacacaccctatctCCTGGGATCTGCGTGGATCCCATGGCcttttcttccccaccccttgCCTTCTACAGAATAAAAGGCCAAGCTGATGGGTCTGATGTCACCAGAAATCTGTGTTTCGTGGCTCCAGTGAGGGCTTATTTCCAAAGAACTTGGACAGTGCAGGCTATGGTTGGTTAAAAGTGAATGTCTAGTTCTGTTGTTTGTAAATGGGAACACTCACCGATTTCAGTTGTTCACCATTTGACACATggcatgtgatcatgtaattaaaaaccAGGCTAGTAATGTTTACTCCCAACAGGGCCACGTTAAGGCTGTACATACAACAGTAATGtagcaagtaacagagagggaaccaagttggtctgtatcttcaaaaccaagaagtcctgcggcaccttatagactaacagatattttggagcagaacctcttgggggcaaagacccacttcgccagatgcacgaagtgggtctttgcccacaaaacctgatgctccaaaatatctgttagtctataaggcgccgcAGTAATGTAGCAATAACCTGACTTTTGAGTGCTGAGCTGCGTGACCGGAGGGTTTTCTTATTGTATTTGTGCTGTGTCCATGCTGGAGAAAGACTGGGAAGAAAAGGGCTAAGGGACTGGACCGACAGGAGAGAGGGAGGCCACGATGCAAACAGGGGCTCAAAGGTCTGTTAGGTGCACTAAATTAGAGTAAAATCAGTTTACTTTCATTCTGATTCTGTGTGCCAGTCGCAGCTGGTAATTTCCTGGACAGCCAGGTTCACAAGGGCTGTACCTCACGTCATGACCACCAGTGGGTGCCAAAGAGCCCTCACCGAGCCCAGCTGACATCCACAGGCTGCACAAGGGGGGGTCAAGGTCCAGGCAGGCAGCTccaagggcacagagctgggccaggcagaCCGCTCCAGTGGgatcctgctctgccctgagctacAGTCCTGGAGTGGGCGATTGATGTGGGCAGTGACTGTGATTTGAGAGAGTGGATTGCAGTGGCTCACTGCCTCTGGCCCCCTACCCCCAGATTTCCCCTGTGCTGCTCTGACCTTTCCCATCTCCCTGTGCAGCCTTGGAAACTACTGTAGGTAACACTTCCTACTGCAGGAAGGAGTCTGGATAGGCCAGGGGCCTTCATTACCTTTGCCAAGGCCACTGTGGGCCAGATACATCCTTACGGTCAGACCCACCAAGAGGGTTTAACTCCTTATTGGCAGGCTGCACTGTCTGggaaagagcaggccaggctgcagggggagggcccCTGTTTCTCCACCACAGGAGGCTCCTGTAGGAGCCAGGCTGTAAAGGGCTTGGATGGGACCCGCAGGTCCCCTGGCTCTCCAGGGGCTGTTGGCATCAGAAAGGAGCTGCAGTCAAGGATGAGGGGACAGACAGGCTGcattgctggggcggggggggccctcCATGGGTTACACCCGATCATGTGGTGGCCCTTTGGCCCCAGGCCATGAACTTCCCAGCAGCCCTCTGTATTTGGCCGCTCTCCTTCCCCACAAAGCACCCCCTGCCTGGGACTCAGCCCCAAGTGACTTGCCAGTCCCAGttgagtcaatgggagttctgcagAGCACTGAAGTGGGAGTTGCAAGGTCACAGACACGTCTTTGTTAATTCTCCGGATCCCTGAGGCTTGTCTGGCCAGAGCCGCTGCTACCAGATTACAACTGGCAcctccccccccaacacacacacacacttttttcagaTCTCTGTAATCCCTGGTTTTGCCCTCGATTTAactggggccaagatttcagGCCTGGCGCCCTGACACAGACAGAAACACACTGTTCAGGGCCCTGAGTACCCACCTCGGTCCCCAGTGCTGGGGCCCCAGCGGGAGGAGAACAGGCGCCTGGTTTGGGggatgccctgggggcagctgcctcgCCTCCGGGGCATCGGGTACACCCCGGGGTGCGTCCCGCTGTACTGTGCTCGGGGCAAAGGGTACGTCTGGGCAGCGGCAAACGGGGGCTGCCTCTGCGCCGCATCCGGCCGGcacccctggggccagcagctccagccccccccgccgctcTCTCCCAcgtgctccccgccccccagctccattCACGCGAGCCAcgtgctccccgccccgccccccagctccattCACTCGCCCCCACGTGCGCCggggcccccgccccgccccgcccccttggcCCCACGTGCGCCGTGTCCCCTGCCCGGGGCCGCAGGCCCCTGCTcgcctccaccccctgctccttccccgcctcCTGCGCCCGGGCCCCGCGGCAAGGACAAGGCGGGTAACCTCTGCCCAAggtcacccctccccccgggccgggccgggccgggcgctcaCTCACCTGCAGGGGGGCCAGGCGCCCCGGCCCTCCGCCGCCTTGTTCTCCACCTGCTGCGTGGGACCTGCGGGCAGACAGCGGCTCAGGCCGGGGCGAGGCGGGGGGCTCCCGGGGCAGCCCCGCGGGACGGGGGCAGGACCCGGGGCGCAGCCCGCCCCCTTACCTGTCCGCCGCTGCGTGGCGAGCTTGCTGGGTCCCCGCGTGATCGTGTACATCCTGCGGCCCGCGAGGCGCCCGGCTCAGCCCGGCCTCGGGCCGCCTCTTGCCAACCTCGGGCGGGGGAGGCCGGAGAGACGGGGCCGGGCTGCCACAAAAACGCCCCCCGGCCGCTTAAAGGCGCAGGCGGCGCCTCCGCCTCCTGCTGCGCTGCGCTGCCCCCGGGAGTCGGCTCCCTGGGGGCGGGCCCTGCGGCTCCTCCCTGTGCGC is a window from the Carettochelys insculpta isolate YL-2023 chromosome 16, ASM3395843v1, whole genome shotgun sequence genome containing:
- the MCRIP2 gene encoding MAPK regulated corepressor interacting protein 2 isoform X2, whose translation is MYTITRGPSKLATQRRTGPTQQVENKAAEGRGAWPPCSPTPKLVFNRVNGKRSPATTQPPASAEESYTLAHEENVRFVYEAWQQVERQLEGSRPGESGRGPVQYTEKVPSPALTNFVPIDLEEWWAQQFLAEIENGS
- the MCRIP2 gene encoding MAPK regulated corepressor interacting protein 2 isoform X1, with translation MYTITRGPSKLATQRRTGPTQQVENKAAEGRGAWPPCSSPTPKLVFNRVNGKRSPATTQPPASAEESYTLAHEENVRFVYEAWQQVERQLEGSRPGESGRGPVQYTEKVPSPALTNFVPIDLEEWWAQQFLAEIENGS